One stretch of Arachis hypogaea cultivar Tifrunner chromosome 20, arahy.Tifrunner.gnm2.J5K5, whole genome shotgun sequence DNA includes these proteins:
- the LOC112782992 gene encoding ABC transporter B family member 25 isoform X1, translating to MHLLRELSHKIQTAVAVASSIAEKSFGAIRIVRSFAQEDYEISCYFEKVSETHSLGLKQAKVVGLFSGGLNAASTLSVIVAVGSSISSISFLLITTCLIRLNGYRKPGLIALFDVDVTLIAPRKLFEGFSLSLQAQLQWLHASVVAAESLALTLQASCNLKDSKELFERCLNARKVLLPDDHIQVDLTPHM from the exons AT GCATTTGCTGCGTGAACTATCTCACAAAATTCAAACTGCAGTTGCAGTAGCATCTTCAATTGCTGAG AAATCATTTGGTGCCATAAGAATAGTAAGATCTTTTGCTCAAGAAGATTATGAAATTTCATGCTACTTTGAGAAAGTTAGTGAGACACACAGCCTTGGCCTTAAGCAAGCT AAAGTCGTTGGACTCTTTTCTGGAGGCCTTAATGCAGCGTCCACACTTTCTGTTATCGTAGCAGTGGGATCTTCTATATCTTCTATATCTTTTTTGTTAATCACAACCTGTCTAATAAGACTAAATGGCTACCGGAAACCTGGTTTGATTGcattgtttgatgttgatgtcaCTCTTATAGCCCCAAGGAAG CTTTTTGAAGGTTTTTCTTTGTCTCTTCAAGCTCAGCTTCAATGGCTTCATGCCTCAG TTGTTGCAGCTGAATCTTTAGCTCTGACCCTGCAAGCATCTTGCAATTTAAAAGATTCAAAAGAACTTTTTGAAAG ATGTCTAAATGCGCGGAAAGTCTTACTTCCTGATGACCATATTCAG GTGGATTTGACACCGCACATGTAG
- the LOC112782992 gene encoding uncharacterized protein isoform X2, with amino-acid sequence MHLLRELSHKIQTAVAVASSIAEKVVGLFSGGLNAASTLSVIVAVGSSISSISFLLITTCLIRLNGYRKPGLIALFDVDVTLIAPRKLFEGFSLSLQAQLQWLHASVVAAESLALTLQASCNLKDSKELFERCLNARKVLLPDDHIQVDLTPHM; translated from the exons AT GCATTTGCTGCGTGAACTATCTCACAAAATTCAAACTGCAGTTGCAGTAGCATCTTCAATTGCTGAG AAAGTCGTTGGACTCTTTTCTGGAGGCCTTAATGCAGCGTCCACACTTTCTGTTATCGTAGCAGTGGGATCTTCTATATCTTCTATATCTTTTTTGTTAATCACAACCTGTCTAATAAGACTAAATGGCTACCGGAAACCTGGTTTGATTGcattgtttgatgttgatgtcaCTCTTATAGCCCCAAGGAAG CTTTTTGAAGGTTTTTCTTTGTCTCTTCAAGCTCAGCTTCAATGGCTTCATGCCTCAG TTGTTGCAGCTGAATCTTTAGCTCTGACCCTGCAAGCATCTTGCAATTTAAAAGATTCAAAAGAACTTTTTGAAAG ATGTCTAAATGCGCGGAAAGTCTTACTTCCTGATGACCATATTCAG GTGGATTTGACACCGCACATGTAG